From one Culex quinquefasciatus strain JHB chromosome 3, VPISU_Cqui_1.0_pri_paternal, whole genome shotgun sequence genomic stretch:
- the LOC6050362 gene encoding pre-mRNA-processing factor 6, whose protein sequence is MAHIPATSLGSKNKKHFLGVPAPLGYVAGVGRGATGFTTRSDIGPARDANDVSDDRHAPPAAKRKKKDEDEDDDEDLNDSNYDEFSGYSGSLFSKDPYDKDDAEADAIYESIDKRMDEKRKEYREKRLKEDLERYRQERPKIQQQFSDLKRNLIAVSEDEWANLPEVGDSRNKKQRNPRAEKFTPLPDSVLSRNLGGESTTAIDGRSGLASMIPGVATPGMLTPSGDMDLRKIGQARNTLMNVKLSQVSDSVAGQTVVDPKGYLTDLQSMIPTYGGDINDIKKARLLLKSVRETNPNHPPAWIASARLEEVTGKVQMARNLIMRGCEVNPLSEDLWLEAARLQPPDTAKGVIAQAARHIPTSVRIWIKAADLETEAKAKRRVFRKALEHIPNSVRLWKAAVEIENPEDAKILLSRAVECCNTSVELWLALARLETYENARKVLNKARENIPTDRQIWTTAAKLEEANGNNHMVEKIIDRAMTSLSANGVEINRDQWLQEAMEAEKAGAIKCCQAIVKAVISAGIDEEDRKQTWIDDADNCAKEGAFECARAVYTFALAEFPSKKSIWLRAAYFEKNHGTRESLEAILQKAVAHCPKSEVLWLMGAKSKWMAGDVPAARGILSLAFQANPNSEDIWLAAVKLESENSEYERARRLLAKARASAPTPRVMMKSAKLEWALDNLEAALSLLEDAVKVFPDFAKLWMMKGQIEEQKKLLDRAVETYNGGLKKCPNSIPLWLLLSSLEERQNLLTKSRSVLERGRLKNPKNATLWLAAIRIEIRAGLKDMANTLMARALQECPNAGELWAEAIFLEARPQRKTKSVDALKKCEHDPHVLLAVSKLFWSERKIQKCRDWFNRTIKIDPDFGDSWAYYYKFELQHGTEQQQKELLERCVVAEPKHGEEWCRVSKDIANWCLKTDEVLRAVVKVLPTPI, encoded by the exons ATGGCCCACATCCCGGCGACGTCGCTGGGCAGCAAAAACAAGAAGCACTTCCTGGGCGTGCCGGCTCCGCTGGGGTACGTGGCCGGTGTTGGTCGTGGTGCGACCGGATTCACGACCCGGTCGGATATCGGTCCGGCGCGGGATGCTAATGATGTTTCGGACGATCGGCATGCTCCGCCTGCGGCGAAGCGCAAGAAGAAGGATGAGGACGAGGACGACGATGAAGATTTGAACGATTCGAATTACGACGAGTTTTCCGGGTACAGCGGGTCGTTGTTTTCGAAGGATCCGTACGATAAGGACGATGCGGAGGCGGACGCGATTTACGAGAGTATTGATAAGCGGATGGACGAGAAGCGGAAGGAGTACCGGGAGAAGCGGTTGAAGGAGGACTTGGAGCGGTACCGGCAGGAGCGCCCGAAGATTCAGCAGCAGTTTAGCGATTTGAAGCGGAACTTGATTGCGGTGAGCGAGGATGAGTGGGCGAATTTGCCGGAGGTGGGGGATAGCAGGAATAAGAAGCAGCGGAACCCGAGGGCGGAGAAGTTTACGCCGCTGCCGGACAGTGTGCTGTCGAGGAATTTGGGCGGGGAGAGTACGACGGCGATTGACGGGCGGTCGGGGTTGGCGTCGATGATTCCGGGGGTGGCCACGCCGGGGATGTTGACGCCGAGTGGCGATATGGACTTGCGAAAGATTGGCCAGGCGAGGAACACGTTGATGAATGTGAAGTTGTCGCAGGTGTCGGATTCGGTGGCTGGGCAGACGGTGGTTGATCCGAAGGGATATTTGACGGATTTGCAGAGCATGATTCCGACTTATGGTGGGGACATAAATGACATTAAGAAGGCACGGCTGCTGTTGAAGAGTGTCCGCGAGACCAATCCGAACCATCCGCCGGCCTGGATTGCATCGGCTCGGTTGGAGGAGGTCACCGGGAAGGTGCAGATGGCTCGTAACTTGATCATGCGCGGTTGCGAGGTGAATCCGTTGAGCGAGGATCTTTGGCTGGAGGCGGCTCGGCTGCAGCCGCCGGACACGGCCAAGGGTGTGATTGCCCAGGCGGCGAGACACATCCCGACGTCGGTGAGGATTTGGATTAAGGCCGCTGATTTGGAGACTGAGGCGAAGGCAAAGCGGCGGGTGTTTCGTAAGGCGTTGGAGCACATTCCGAACTCGGTGCGGCTGTGGAAGGCCGCGGTGGAGATTGAGAATCCGGAGGACGCTAAAATTTTGCTGTCCCGAGCGGTCGAGTGTTGTAACACCAGCGTGGAGTTGTGGCTGGCGTTGGCCCGGTTGGAAACGTACGAAAATGCTCGTAAGGTGTTGAATAAGGCGCGCGAGAATATCCCAACGGATCGACAGATTTGGACGACGGCCGCGAAGTTGGAGGAGGCGAACGGGAACAACCACATGGTGGAGAAGATCATCGATCGTGCGATGACCTCGCTGAGTGCCAACGGCGTTGAAATCAACCGCGATCAGTGGCTGCAGGAAGCGATGGAGGCGGAAAAGGCCGGCGCGATCAAGTGCTGTCAGGCGATTGTAAAGGCGGTGATCAGCGCTGGGATCGACGAGGAAGATCGCAAGCAGACGTGGATTGACGACGCCGACAACTGCGCCAAGGAGGGAGCTTTCGAGTGCGCTCGAGCAGTTTACACTTTCGCATTGGCGGAGTTTCCCTCGAAGAAGAGCATTTGGCTGCGGGCAGCTTACTTCGAGAAGAACCACGGAACGCGCGAAAGTCTGGAGGCAATTCTGCAGAAAGCCGTTGCGCACTGTCCCAAGTCGGAGGTTCTCTGGCTGATGGGCGCCAAGTCCAAGTGGATGGCCGGCGATGTCCCCGCGGCACGTGGCATTCTCTCGCTTGCTTTCCAGGCCAATCCCAACTCGGAGGACATTTGGTTGGCCGCCGTCAAGCTCGAGTCGGAAAACTCCGAATACGAACGCGCTCGCCGTCTTCTGGCCAAAGCCCGCGCCTCAGCTCCAACTCCGCGCGTCATGATGAAGTCCGCCAAGCTGGAGTGGGCCCTCGACAATCTTGAGGCCGCTCTCAGCCTGCTGGAAGACGCCGTCAAAGTATTCCCCGACTTTGCCAAACTCTGGATGATGAAGGGCCAAATCGAAGAGCAGAAAAAGCTGCTCGACCGCGCCGTCGAAACCTACAACGGCGGCCTCAAAAAATGCCCCAACTCAATCCCGCTCTGGCTACTTCTCTCGTCCCTCGAAGAACGCCAAAACCTGCTCACCAAATCCCGCTCCGTCCTGGAACGAGGCCGTCTCAAAAACCCCAAAAACGCCACCCTCTGGCTGGCGGCGATCCGCATCGAAATCCGCGCCGGCCTCAAGGACATGGCCAACACGCTGATGGCGCGCGCCCTCCAGGAATGTCCCAACGCCGGCGAACTGTGGGCCGAGGCCATCTTCCTCGAGGCACGCCCCCAGCGCAAAACCAAGTCCGTCGACGCGCTCAAAAAGTGCGAACACGACCCGCACGTCCTGCTGGCCGTTTCCAAGCTGTTCTGGAGCGAGCGCAAGATCCAAAAGTGTCGCGACTGGTTCAACCGCACC ATCAAAATCGACCCGGACTTTGGCGACTCGTGGGCGTACTACTACAAGTTTGAGCTGCAGCACGGCACcgagcagcagcagaaggagcTGCTGGAGCGGTGCGTGGTGGCGGAACCGAAGCACGGCGAGGAGTGGTGCCGCGTTAGCAAGGACATCGCCAACTGGTGCCTCAAGACGGACGAGGTGTTGCGGGCGGTGGTGAAGGTGCTGCCGACGCCGATTTAA
- the LOC119769264 gene encoding uncharacterized protein LOC119769264 gives MADENPDFTKTPCSTCKEVSTEDELMVGCDSCKLWFHTRCVNFNPADKKSGKKWYCPDKDCQKKKKTKKSVEVPLPVPPELQEKLDALEETRKRAEAEQEMTRVLKEKEFELAAYLEERQMKIDEELREKEATRAEKLRERDFKRREADLAAEMVRKEEHLKRIQQLETTFRDKSASIDKLLKNSSTPLRNPEVKPLTEGNVAKHDGREDPKDNPVKPGDIPVNPGANPGTPGSNPGSTKSSKKPESSSDSSSASSVSTDANGDEKSGKAAKSTKVDVSKPDGLGQHGLGPTKAQRAARQGLTRKLPDFHGKPEEWPLFFAAYQASNEACGYTDVENLVRLQDCLKGRALEEVRGQLILPKSVPRVIAKLRQIYGRPEVLLQSHLQRVRKLEPPRADKLGSFIPFGNAVEQLCEHIEAAELTAHLVNPILIQELVDKLPDGEKRSWVHYKRKKREVNLRTLTNFLSKIVEDACEATVNLDYKPDVRAASGSSGRSRNKEKAALFNHSVAEESTERREQKQQRPCKACQRTDHRLWNCEDFKKLPYEDRVKMATKWKLCQRCLNDHGGQCKLKLRCNVGECREPHNALLHPETRAVGMNAHITSTSPVLFRMLPVKVYCGERSMIVLAFLDEGSSLTLIESGLADRLGLLGTKEKLTIKWTANITRVEQHSRRTNLWASAINGSNGEKLLLQSVRTVDKLMLPRQTLNAAEVSSHYDHLRGLPMDSYDGRPGMLIGLNNIHSFAPLETKVGTIVDPVAVRCKLGWTVYGPRDAESAGANCFLGCHQEVTNEELHDLLKSHYSLEEAVVTVQRESVEDQRARKIMEETTRRVGDRFETGLLWKTDDVKFPNSYPMAVKRMKQLEKKLERSPELYDNVKKQILDYQAKGYAHEATAEELNETDNNKAFYLPLNVVVNPKKPGKVRLVWDAAATIGGVSLNSMLVKGPDLLVPLVSVICGFRERRVAFGGDIREMYHQLKIISGDKQAQRFLFRDNINEEPKVYVMDVATFGSKSSPASAQYVKNRNAEEHAGQYPDAVAAIINRHYVDDYFDSVDTVEEAVKRAKQVSHVHKQGGFEIRNWVSNSPEVLTALGEKKPMSPVLLNQDKQTPSERVLGVRWDPEMDEFAFAVMHREELMKYLKEGKRPTKRIVLSCVMGFFDPLGLLSPFTIHGKIIIQHLWRTGCRWDQAIDDEAWILWKRWTALLPEVEALRFPRSYFGDAMSTSVESLELHIFSDASELAYGCAAYLRAVIDGQVHCSLVMARSKVAPLKRQSIPRLELMAACMGARMSQQILGTHTLQIDRTVFWTDSRTVLAWLRADPYKYKQFVAFRVGEILELTRLDDWRWVPSKKNIADVLTKWGPGPPLQNDSEWRNGPAILFEQDDLDSPPEQIEETNEEARGVVLFHGTVNVEAVSTWTKLVRVTATAVRFIENCRRKKDGRPVLTAKATSRLAKLVKAQHETDGQPLQQDELQKAERILWKQAQFESFPDEMSVLTKNLQLKQGELLEKIERSSPLYKLLPVLDEDGVLRVRGRLEKNASIPFDKRFPIILGRKHAVTKKIIQHYHEKYGHANRETVFNELRQKFWIPNARAAILEVVKECVWCKVNRCVPFVPTMAPLPVERTAATMRPFSAVGVDYLGPVEVTVGRRREKRWIAVFTCLAVRAVHLEVVHSLTTQSCLMALRRFACKRGVPEKVFSDNATCFRGADAAMTKAINKECAEQMTSATTAWSFIPPGTPHMGGAWERMVRSVKEALRALDDGRKLTDEILSTSLAEAEDMINTRPLTYVPQESAEEEAITPNHFLRGTVTSADLKLDETVDTAAALRDVYKRSQQLAGKMWERWSKEYLPSLNRRPKWFEDRKPLEAGDLVFVVDGKNRKSWVRGRVVEVVSGSDGRVRQADVRTADGKVNRRAVVNLAVLEIRDGKSDAPEGPTDLTGWGVATAGMGTLAGGATPAV, from the coding sequence ATGGCTGACGAAAATCCGGACTTCACGAAGACTCCCTGCTCAACCTGCAAAGAGGTGTCGACCGAGGATGAGCTGATGGTGGGCTGCGATAGCTGCAAACTGTGGTTCCATACTCGGTGCGTCAACTTCAATCCGGCTGACAAGAAGTCGGGGAAGAAATGGTACTGTCCGGACAAGGACTgccagaagaagaaaaagactAAGAAGTCTGTTGAGGTACCGCTCCCAGTGCCCCCCGAGTTGCAAGAGAAGCTGGATGCTTTGGAAGAAACTCGGAAGCGTGCGGAAGCGGAACAGGAGATGACGCGAGTCCTGAAGGAGAAGGAGTTTGAACTGGCTGCTTATCTTGAGGAGCGTCAGATGAAGATCGACGAAGAGCTCCGCGAGAAGGAGGCCACAAGGGCCGAGAAACTTCGCGAGAGGGATTTCAAGCGGCGCGAGGCCGATCTAGCGGCGGAGATGGTGAGGAAGGAGGAGCACCTGAAGCGGATTCAACAGCTGGAAACTACGTTCCGGGACAAGAGCGCCTCCATCGACAAGCTGCTGAAAAACAGTAGCACTCCGCTGAGAAACCCCGAAGTCAAACCGCTGACTGAAGGAAACGTCGCTAAACACGACGGGCGCGAAGATCCTAAGGACAATCCGGTGAAACCTGGGGACATTCCGGTTAATCCTGGGGCCAATCCGGGAACTCCTGGAAGCAATCCGGGTTCTACGAAGTCGTCTAAGAAACCGGAGTCCTCGTCGGATAGTTCGTCGGCGTCCAGCGTCTCGACCGACGCAAACGGTGACGAAAAGAGCGGAAAAGCGGCGAAGTCGACCAAAGTTGATGTGTCCAAGCCAGACGGGCTGGGGCAGCACGGGTTGGGTCCAACGAAGGCCCAGCGAGCCGCACGACAAGGGCTGACAAGGAAGCTGCCAGACTTCCACGGCAAGCCAGAAGAGTGGCCATTGTTCTTCGCGGCCTACCAAGCGTCGAACGAAGCCTGCGGGTACACGGACGTGGAGAATCTCGTGCGCCTACAAGACTGCCTGAAAGGCAGAGCGCTCGAGGAGGTGCGTGGCCAGCTCATTCTGCCCAAGTCGGTTCCGCGTGTGATCGCCAAGCTTCGCCAGATCTATGGTCGCCCAGAAGTGTTGCTGCAAAGCCATCTGCAACGAGTGCGCAAGCTGGAACCGCCGAGAGCGGACAAGCTGGGATCGTTCATCCCGTTCGGCAACGCTGTGGAACAATTATGCGAGCACATCGAGGCCGCAGAACTAACGGCACATCTGGTCAATCCGATCTTGATCCAGGAACTCGTCGACAAGCTTCCGGACGGGGAGAAGAGAAGTTGGGTGCACTACAAGCGCAAGAAGCGCGAGGTGAATCTGCGTACGCTCACCAACTTTCTCTCGAAGATCGTCGAGGACGCGTGCGAGGCGACGGTCAACCTAGACTACAAACCGGACGTCAGAGCAGCGTCGGGATCGAGCGGTCGAAGCCGAAACAAAGAGAAAGCCGCGCTGTTCAACCATAGCGTTGCAGAGGAATCTACAGAGCGGCGAGAGCAGAAACAGCAAAGGCCGTGCAAGGCGTGCCAGCGCACGGACCATCGGTTGTGGAACTGCGAGGACTTCAAGAAGCTGCCCTACGAAGATCGAGTGAAGATGGCGACGAAGTGGAAGCTTTGCCAACGCTGCCTGAATGACCACGGCGGCCAATGCAAGCTCAAACTTCGCTGCAACGTCGGAGAGTGTCGCGAGCCGCACAATGCTCTGCTTCATCCGGAGACGAGGGCAGTCGGCATGAATGCACACATTACGTCCACGAGTCCCGTGCTGTTCCGGATGCTTCCGGTAAAAGTCTACTGCGGTGAGAGATCAATGATCGTGCTCGCTTTCCTCGACGAGGGTTCGTCCCTCACCCTGATCGAAAGTGGTCTAGCCGACCGTTTGGGGCTGTTGGGGACGAAGGAGAAGCTCACCATCAAGTGGACGGCCAACATCACGCGAGTGGAACAACATTCGAGGCGGACAAATCTGTGGGCGTCGGCGATCAACGGGTCGAACGGCGAGAAGCTGCTGCTGCAATCTGTCCGCACGGTGGACAAGCTGATGTTGCCACGCCAAACACTAAATGCTGCTGAGGTTTCGTCACACTACGATCATTTGCGCGGGCTTCCGATGGATTCGTACGACGGTCGGCCAGGAATGCTGATCGGGTTGAATAACATTCATTCGTTCGCACCGCTGGAAACGAAGGTCGGCACGATTGTCGATCCGGTGGCAGTCCGGTGCAAGCTCGGCTGGACGGTCTACGGACCGCGGGATGCAGAGTCGGCGGGCGCGAACTGTTTCCTCGGATGCCACCAAGAAGTGACGAACGAGGAGCTGCACGATCTACTCAAAAGCCACTATTCGCTGGAAGAAGCGGTGGTGACTGTGCAGCGGGAGTCGGTCGAGGATCAGCGCGCGAGGAAGATAATGGAAGAAACTACACGTCGCGTGGGTGACCGCTTCGAGACCGGACTGCTGTGGAAGACCGACGACGTCAAGTTCCCGAACAGCTACCCGATGGCCGTGAAGCGGATGAAGCAGCTGGAGAAGAAACTTGAGCGTTCGCCGGAACTGTACGACAACGTCAAGAAGCAGATTCTGGACTACCAGGCCAAGGGATACGCGCACGAAGCCACCGCGGAGGAACTGAACGAAACGGATAACAACAAAGCGTTCTACTTGCCGCTCAACGTGGTGGTGAACCCGAAGAAGCCGGGGAAAGTTCGGCTGGTTTGGGATGCGGCGGCGACGATTGGTGGAGTCTCTCTCAACTCGATGCTGGTGAAGGGACCAGATCTGCTCGTGCCACTGGTGTCGGTGATCTGTGGGTTCCGCGAACGACGGGTTGCTTTCGGCGGGGACATCCGCGAGATGTACCACCAGCTGAAGATTATCTCCGGGGACAAGCAAGCTCAACGCTTCCTATTCCGGGACAACATCAACGAAGAGCCGAAAGTGTACGTGATGGACGTCGCTACATTCGGGTCGAAGAGTTCGCCGGCGTCGGCGCAGTACGTCAAGAACCGCAATGCGGAAGAGCATGCCGGTCAGTACCCGGACGCCGTGGCTGCGATCATCAATCGGCACTACGTCGATGACTATTTCGACAGCGTCGACACCGTCGAGGAAGCTGTCAAGCGGGCGAAGCAGGTGAGCCACGTCCACAAACAAGGTGGTTTCGAGATCCGCAACTGGGTGTCCAACTCGCCGGAAGTGCTGACTGCTCTGGGCGAAAAGAAACCGATGAGTCCGGTGTTGCTGAACCAGGACAAGCAAACACCCAGCGAGCGCGTACTCGGCGTGCGGTGGGACCCGGAGATGGACGAATTCGCCTTCGCCGTGATGCACCGCGAAGAACTGATGAAGTACCTGAAAGAGGGGAAAAGGCCAACCAAACGGATTGTACTGAGCTGCGTAATGGGATTTTTCGATCCGCTCGGCCTGCTGTCGCCGTTCACAATCCACGGGAAGATCATCATCCAACATTTGTGGCGGACCGGCTGCAGATGGGACCAAGCCATCGACGACGAAGCCTGGATTCTGTGGAAGCGGTGGACGGCACTGCTGCCGGAAGTCGAAGCGCTTCGGTTTCCCCGAAGCTACTTCGGCGATGCGATGTCCACGTCGGTCGAGAGTCTCGAGCTGCACATCTTCAGCGACGCGAGCGAGCTGGCCTACGGTTGTGCGGCGTACCTACGCGCGGTCATTGACGGCCAAGTTCACTGCAGTCTCGTCATGGCGCGATCGAAGGTGGCACCGCTGAAACGACAATCAATTCCACGACTGGAGTTGATGGCGGCGTGCATGGGAGCGCGCATGAGCCAGCAGATCCTCGGAACTCACACGCTGCAGATCGACCGTACCGTTTTCTGGACCGACTCGAGGACCGTCCTTGCGTGGCTGCGCGCAGATCCCTACAAGTACAAGCAGTTCGTCGCCTTTCGGGTCGGGGAGATTCTGGAGCTGACGAGACTGGACGATTGGAGATGGGTGCCTTCCAAGAAGAACATCGCGGACGTTCTCACGAAGTGGGGACCTGGACCGCCACTGCAGAACGATTCGGAATGGCGGAACGGTCCGGCGATACTGTTCGAGCAGGATGACCTCGACTCACCGCCTGAGCAGATCGAGGAGACGAACGAAGAAGCACGAGGCGTGGTACTGTTCCACGGGACAGTCAACGTAGAAGCGGTCTCGACGTGGACAAAGCTGGTGAGGGTGACTGCAACGGCGGTACGCTTCATCGAAAATTGTCGTCGCAAAAAGGACGGCCGTCCAGTACTGACTGCAAAGGCCACGAGTCGCCTAGCCAAGCTGGTCAAAGCGCAGCACGAGACGGATGGTCAACCGCTGCAACAAGACGAGCTGCAAAAGGCCGAGAGGATTCTGTGGAAGCAAGCGCAGTTCGAGAGCTTCCCTGATGAGATGAGCGTGCTGACAAAGAACCTACAGCTGAAACAGGGTGAGTTGCTGGAGAAGATCGAGCGGTCGAGTCCGCTCTATAAGCTGCTGCCGGTGCTCGACGAGGATGGGGTTCTGCGCGTTCGTGGGAGGCTGGAGAAGAACGCATCGATCCCGTTCGACAAGCGATTCCCGATCATTCTGGGTCGAAAACACGCCGTCACCAAGAAGATCATCCAGCACTACCACGAGAAGTACGGTCACGCGAATCGGGAGACCGTGTTCAACGAGCTGCGTCAGAAGTTCTGGATTCCGAACGCACGGGCCGCGATCCTGGAGGTGGTCAAGGAGTGTGTGTGGTGCAAGGTGAACCGTTGTGTGCCGTTCGTCCCAACAATGGCGCCGCTTCCGGTCGAACGCACTGCAGCAACCATGCGACCGTTCAGCGCGGTGGGCGTCGATTACCTAGGACCAGTCGAAGTCACGGTGGGCCGCCGCAGAGAAAAGCGCTGGATCGCCGTCTTCACGTGCTTAGCGGTCAGGGCGGTGCATCTTGAAGTGGTCCATAGCCTCACCACGCAATCGTGCCTGATGGCCCTCCGGAGGTTCGCGTGCAAGCGAGGCGTTCCCGAGAAAGTGTTCTCCGACAATGCTACGTGCTTTCGGGGAGCGGACGCGGCGATGACGAAGGCGATCAACAAGGAGTGCGCGGAGCAGATGACGTCGGCGACCACTGCATGGTCCTTTATCCCACCTGGGACGCCCCACATGGGCGGGGCCTGGGAACGGATGGTGCGATCGGTGAAGGAGGCGTTGCGCGCACTCGACGACGGACGAAAGCTGACCGACGAAATTCTCTCCACATCTTTGGCGGAGGCCGAAGACATGATCAACACTCGGCCTTTGACGTACGTCCCTCAAGAGTCCGCTGAAGAAGAAGCCATCACGCCAAACCATTTCCTGCGCGGGACGGTAACGAGCGCGGACCTCAAGCTGGACGAGACGGTGGACACCGCTGCAGCACTACGAGACGTGTACAAGCGAAGCCAGCAGCTGGCGGGCAAGATGTGGGAGCGGTGGTCGAAGGAGTACCTGCCCTCGCTGAACCGGCGTCCAAAGTGGTTCGAGGATCGCAAGCCCCTCGAAGCGGGTGACCTGGTGTTCGTGGTCGACGGCAAGAACCGGAAGAGCTGGGTACGAGGTCGAGTGGTGGAGGTGGTCAGCGGGTCGGACGGACGCGTTCGGCAAGCGGACGTGAGGACAGCAGACGGAAAGGTCAACAGGAGAGCAGTGGTTAATTTAGCGGTGTTGGAGATCAGGGACGGTAAGTCCGACGCGCCGGAAGGCCCGACGGATCTTACGGGCTGGGGTGTTGCCACCGCTGGGATGGGCACACTGGCCGGCGGTGCAACGCCGGCGGTGTAA